TATATTTTTCATGTGAATATTTGTCACTGTGAGAGTCAAGATCAAAATCCACAACAATcttgaacccaaaaaataaaatccaagcAAATAGAGACAAATCAATGTAGAACTTGGCATTCTCTAAGAAAAAAACTTCAGATGGGGggacaaaaaagagagagatttgcCGCTGCAATTGCTAGCCGAacagagacggagaagaagaagaacaacaaagtGTGTCTACCACCTTGGAATATCGTTTTCCCGCTGATGCAAACGTTGGCCAAATacagacggagaagaagaagaggaacagagtGCGTCTACGCTACTCCGCCTAGTCCGCCATTGTGATAGTATTCCAAGACTATATTTCCGCTGCTTCAACCAatcggagatggagaagaggaagagagtaGGGTATTGAAGCTTAGATGATGACTCGCCAGTCGTCGTTAAACCGAAACAAGAatggaaacagagaagaagaaaaacttggAATCGGGAAGGGCGAGggtttgagaattttttttccttttatttttttagtaatAATATAAAAACTTAAGACTACTGTATCATATGTTTAATACGTGTATTATctttccacccaaaaaaaatgtgcGTATTATTCAGGTATAATATTGTATATAGGGCTgtaatagggtcgggttgggttggattgggttgggcctttgaaaaccccagcccaaccctgagtccccttagctgggcccaggctcGCGGCCCTAACTGAGGGccaaaaaatccaaccttgaccgaccctcagggttgggccgggctgaccttgattggccctaacCATGGGGAGGAAGGGAGATACATGGGCCGACCAAGCTaggaaagggagatgcatggggtggcccgaagaagaaaaaagaggaaaaagaagaacaaaaaaaaaaagaaagaacaagaaaaggaagacggggttgggttgggccgaaCCGGGCTCAGCCCGatgcctcaaccctgacccgacccggcccggcccggacTCAGGGCCGGAATTTTCCAATCTTAACCCGGCCttagggccaaggtatctcaacccaagccctgtTCGAGCTCAAGGCAGGTTCAGAccgtcagggccaaacttgcactccTAATGAATCCGATAAAAGACACGTTTTAACTGTATAAATGCATATATACGaataaatatgtttttttttttgcattgaaacGTTCAGACTTCAGATAGATGTAATATACACATGTATAATACTTGCATTTACTAAGGTGTAGGAACCCTTACCCTTTACTTAATACATATTATAAGCATACTCATTAAAAAGTATAATATTTCTATATAAGTACATTTATACCTTGTGGCGATCATTTCGCTCTTGTCTGTTTTgtcattttcttcctcttccggACTCGTCCAATAATAcattatttttcctctttttttagGATCTTCCCCTGGGGTACAATAGTCATTTCCACCGCCCCTGTATCTGAGGCAGGGGTAGAGCATCACACCAGGTAGCCCAAACGGAAAGAGAATGCATATGTGTTGGCATAACTGGTAAtctaaaatgacataaaaaaacCCTCCACCCTTtgtttgatggagttgatgagaGAATCTTCCATGTACGAATACCTtgccccctcttttttttaattttctttttttgttgattaAACAACTATTGGGGAAGTTTAAAACAACCAAAAGTACTAGATATTGGTCAATCTGAGCCGAGTCAATTATAGGGATCGGCCATTGTGTCGGTTACAATATCGGTcgaaattaataaaaaaatccatagaCGTATTAAAATGACTGATATTGATCGATTCCATTATGGTTGACCGTTTCAATCATGGTATTGGATCCATGATTGGGTGGACCATTCAAATATTGGTACCAACGATACATCTCAAATTGTAAAAGGTAGTTGTGCacaaggttttagtaatcggtatcaaTATCGGTTTTGGTCTCCATCGATACTAATCCTGATCGACCCGTATCATTTTGAATCGATCATGTTTTCTTCTTAAATCTtgattttttgttaaatttttaCCTTTGTCTGTACTAATCCACCAATACGGGATCGGCCAAGAATCAATAATGGTCTCCATCGATATCGATTTGAATCGGCCGATCCAATactaattcctcaaaccatggttgtgCATCATGAACGGTCATTGCTACAGCCATTCGATTACAAGGAAGTTCACAAAAGAATCGAGTATTCTTATCAAACAGTTGAAATGATGATTGAACAAcagtgtatgaaaactttccgaATAGGATACAGTataaagagggaaagaaaatgATATTAATGGAAGGAAGTtgaaggtcttgagttcaactCTGCCTCCCCTCTTGGGGTCACCCGTCTAAGAGGAAACTTCCTAGTGAACACGGGGCCCCAATATCTCTTGGTTCGTGTGTGTTGTGAGGTCGTTCACGAGCTTTGGGGGAATCAGTCGTCCAAAGGCCGAACACCTCCAGGTCCAAACAGAAAAACTgctttttttaaaagaaaaacaaggaaaaatccGTCCAATCCAGCCCCATTCAATTCGATCCAGATCGATATCGACTGAGACTGACcccgataccgattactaaaaccgtGACGTGCGGAGAATCTAAGGAGATCCTTACCAACTGTGAATTACCAACTCAGAGTCTTCGGTGGCTCCTGAAGTGGCGGGATAAGAGTAGTATGcattgaattttcaaaaaagttaaTGAGAATAAAGgcaaaaatcttcaagaatCAATGCAAAAATCCTCAACTTAAATGCTGCCATGGCCATGGAACTGCAAATTTTGCAGGAACGCCTCTGTATTCTGTTCCTTTCCTCCCTTCCCATTGCATGAATTCTCTATTTCCATTCCAACCGGTTTGGCTTTTCGGCTCCAGAGAACTCATCTTCTCATTTCAGGTACAGCCCATTGATCCTCTGATTCTTATTTACAGTAGTTAATGTTTTGGAGTTCTTTTGCATGATCCGAAGAATCCTGTTTTTATGGCCTAGGTTAGGTTGTTTGGGTTCGTCATGTCGAGTTCATCACCTGATCTTTGTTCAATATCTAATCAGATTTTTCTACTCTGTAAGAGGCAAATTAATCTGATCCAAGACTTAATAGGAACTATTGGACTCAAAAGTCATGGAGGACTGATATAACAATTTTATTATTGCAAAATCTTTCATTTTGTTCTATATATCCTTAAAGAACTCCTGCTCTGTTAAGTCTTAAAAGGAATCCACTTTCCACACTGGAGTTGATCAAAAGGTCCAGTAGCCTGCAGAACTCTTTTAAGTCTTTGTTCTGCAATCTGAACAAGTTCCATTATACTCTGTTTTGGTAAGACTACGAGGTCTAAATTTAATTGAGTGTAAATTCAATTGCTGTAACTTCTTCTGATTATGAGTTGTGGaaggttttttccttttttttttttttggaagaacgAAGTGTCTTCGGGTGTCTGCAGAGTAGGTATTCATACTGAACATCAGTAGTGGACTAAAAGGGAGGAAATGAAATAGCATTAGCATCCATTATGGACGCCCCAGCAAGGAGTGATAtaattccgattgaaggagctaaaagagttaggggcaggcctaaaatgaccaaaggagaagttgtgaggacatgcatagtctaggtctcattccaagtatgacctcagatagagcctattggagagcaaggatccatgtagtagaccccatttagctgagtttTTTTAACTTGCTTCTTTCCTCTCACTTTCATtcgtcattttccatttttcccatttttcatttcacatctcattccccatccctgttttccctttttttttttcagcctcagttttctttaatttgttttgtttggatccatgtagccgactccattaagttgggataaaggctgagtttgttgttgttgttgttgattgcTTTTTAAGTTTCCAGACCAAGGTCATGCTGAGGGCAGTTGCATATCAACAGTTGCAAGAATTAGttccttcccccctcccccttttttttttctccgtTCGGAGCATTCATTTCCTTCTTGAGataaatgataattttttctaTGTTAACATTAGCAGTCACCCTTGAGAGACAGACAGCACTTGGCTTGAAACATGGAGATATGAATGCTGTGGTGTTGCACTATGATGTCAGTCACCATACGCAGGTTACTGTTTGATTCCATCCATCTTGTTCAGTTTAATTCATAATCAACTTTCAAACCTTGTCTACAGCCATCTTCTACCATGTTAACTatttttcttgtcttctttACTTCAGAGAGAAGATTGAATCTCGTAGGAGATCAGCAGCACTTAAACTGATCCTTTTACCAATATGTGGTGTTTTTATGGGATATTTTGTTGGTTCTTCGTTTCATACAGTTTTGACATTGAAGGTATCTTTCTCTACATGAACATAAATGTGAAATGAGAATGCATATGTTGCTTTTTGTTTCAAAGGAAATTATTGGGTTGAAACAAgcttcctccctccccccccccccccccttttcttctcaGGTGGAGTTGCCTAGGCATGTGCAGAGTGCATGGAATGAAAAATATTCAGAGAAGGTTAATCCACTGTTCTTTTGTGAACAgctttttgttaactcaaaacGAGATCCATTGTTTACTTCAGAAACCAAGTATGCTAATCTGGGTTCTAAACCAAAACAAAGCATTAaggtatagttttttttttttttttttgattggctATGTGAAACTGAGAAACAGAGCCTGATGAATGATATGACTTTCAAATCCTCTCGATCTCAGGTTGCATTACTTAGTGGTTTAAGGAGATCTTTTATCCTATGACTCTTTTCATGTGCAATTTTGAGACCTCTCCATTGCCattgtacaaaaaaaataaattgagtCATATGTCTTCTGTCTTGGTTTTGCTTTACAAGTTGACGATGACTGATTCTGTTTGATATCGAAGCTTGTAAACTTGAAATCCAATGTCCAGATATATGTACCAACAAATCCGCATGGAGCTGAGTCCTTGCCTCCTGGAATTATTGAATCTCTATCAGATTTGTATCTCCATGGATTGAGAGGAAATCCAAGAGAGGTATGATTTCTTCAATTTGTGTTGTTGCCCAGGAAAATTTGGTTCATTATGTTAACTATGACCTCAGGTTTCTATCTTTGTccaatttttcatatataatcAGTTAATATGCCGTAAAGTTtgtgacttttttcccttcactATTGAAGCATTTGGTAGCTAAACCAAAGTATCTGCTGGTTTTAACTGTCGGATATCTTCAGAAGGCTATGGTTGATGATATTATCTCAAAGGTTGTAACCCTTACTGTTAGTGGATCTTGGTCTTCttggttgtttttgttgtttgatATACTTCCCATGGTGGTAAGTCTTCATTCCATCTTTGTTGTTTTAGTTTTCGGAGAACTTTTCATTTGTTCTATTTCACTATGATGGGAGGGCAAGTGAGTGGGAACAGTTTGAGTGGTCTCAACGAGCGATTCATGTCAGTGCAAGGAGACAAACAAAGTGGTAGGACACTCtccatttaattttttgttgaCCTTTCACTTGTATATGttgcagaaaaagaaaatcttactttctacttctcccttctcttataGACTTAGAACTACAGTTGCATAAAACCACATATCCTTTCTTTGATATTTCTGCTGCTGTGTGTGTTTATTTCAAAGGTTAAtgcttccccctccccccccccccccccactccaatttttctttcttttcctttttccttttcctccCAAACTCTCACGTAATCAAGATTCTTGCCTCTAAAAGAGAGGATCATTTCATATCCCTACCAAAATCCTGTTGCTTCTAAAGAACCcttctctcattctctttctATGTTAGTCTCTCAGTATTTAGTAAGCACCATCCCGCGTATCTTGACAATACTTGAGAGTTGAGTAGTCAGGCTTTCTTAGCAAGTGTAATCTTCTTTTCAGGTGGTATGCCAAGCGATTTCTCCATCCAGATATCATAGCCCCATATGAATACATATTTATCTGGGATGAAGATCTTGGAGTAGAGAATTTTAATGCAGAAGAGTAAGTACCTTTCAGAAGTTGGAACTTgaaaatactaatccctcttTCATTATATCAAGATATGATGTTGTATCAACCCTCGAAAATATTTCAATCATTCTGTTCTCTTTAATATAGTTAACATTGTGAATTTTTGTGCTTTTCAAACAGGTATATTAAACTTGCAAAGAAGCATGGGCTAGAGATATCACAACCAGGAATAGAGTCAAAGCATTTCTTGCAATGGTCGATGACAAGGAGGAGGGATGATGTAGAAGTTCACAAGTAGAAGATTGCACTCATATTCTGAAATAAAACTAGTATGGCCTATAGATCAagttttgaattatttttatggTTATTGCAGGGAGACTGAAGAAAAGCCTGGTTGGTGTCATGACCCGCACTTACCACCCTGCGCAGGGtgagtttctattttacatGATGCCTTCCTGACACAAAGATAGATAGGT
The sequence above is a segment of the Telopea speciosissima isolate NSW1024214 ecotype Mountain lineage chromosome 7, Tspe_v1, whole genome shotgun sequence genome. Coding sequences within it:
- the LOC122669770 gene encoding uncharacterized protein LOC122669770 isoform X3, with protein sequence MNSLFPFQPVWLFGSRELIFSFQVELPRHVQSAWNEKYSEKVNPLFFCEQLFVNSKRDPLFTSETKYANLGSKPKQSIKIYVPTNPHGAESLPPGIIESLSDLYLHGLRGNPREHLVAKPKYLLVLTVGYLQKAMVDDIISKFSENFSFVLFHYDGRASEWEQFEWSQRAIHVSARRQTKWWYAKRFLHPDIIAPYEYIFIWDEDLGVENFNAEEYIKLAKKHGLEISQPGIESKHFLQWSMTRRRDDVEVHKETEEKPGWCHDPHLPPCAGFVEIMAPVFSRESWRCVWHMIQNDLVHGWGLDLALQRCVKPAHEKIGVVDAQWIEHKGVPSLGDQGKAIDGKAPWKGVRSRCFAEWKEFESRMRKAEREHLNLSMH
- the LOC122669770 gene encoding uncharacterized protein LOC122669770 isoform X1 yields the protein MLWCCTMMSVTIRREKIESRRRSAALKLILLPICGVFMGYFVGSSFHTVLTLKVELPRHVQSAWNEKYSEKVNPLFFCEQLFVNSKRDPLFTSETKYANLGSKPKQSIKIYVPTNPHGAESLPPGIIESLSDLYLHGLRGNPREHLVAKPKYLLVLTVGYLQKAMVDDIISKFSENFSFVLFHYDGRASEWEQFEWSQRAIHVSARRQTKWWYAKRFLHPDIIAPYEYIFIWDEDLGVENFNAEEYIKLAKKHGLEISQPGIESKHFLQWSMTRRRDDVEVHKETEEKPGWCHDPHLPPCAGFVEIMAPVFSRESWRCVWHMIQNDLVHGWGLDLALQRCVKPAHEKIGVVDAQWIEHKGVPSLGDQGKAIDGKAPWKGVRSRCFAEWKEFESRMRKAEREHLNLSMH
- the LOC122669770 gene encoding uncharacterized protein LOC122669770 isoform X2, with translation MLWCCTMMSVTIRREKIESRRRSAALKLILLPICGVFMGYFVGSSFHTVLTLKVELPRHVQSAWNEKYSEKVNPLFFCEQLFVNSKRDPLFTSETKYANLGSKPKQSIKIYVPTNPHGAESLPPGIIESLSDLYLHGLRGNPRELVAKPKYLLVLTVGYLQKAMVDDIISKFSENFSFVLFHYDGRASEWEQFEWSQRAIHVSARRQTKWWYAKRFLHPDIIAPYEYIFIWDEDLGVENFNAEEYIKLAKKHGLEISQPGIESKHFLQWSMTRRRDDVEVHKETEEKPGWCHDPHLPPCAGFVEIMAPVFSRESWRCVWHMIQNDLVHGWGLDLALQRCVKPAHEKIGVVDAQWIEHKGVPSLGDQGKAIDGKAPWKGVRSRCFAEWKEFESRMRKAEREHLNLSMH